One window of Nicotiana tomentosiformis chromosome 11, ASM39032v3, whole genome shotgun sequence genomic DNA carries:
- the LOC138901463 gene encoding uncharacterized protein: MLTQIVDSQAQRSNVVPTSSSQHGDSSGSRLNRFLQLDPPVFTGANPDEDPHDFIDEMPKTLRVMRATETEGVELAAYHLKGVAYSWFELWKDSLEEGSPPARWSEFADAFIDHFLPTETRAARATEFENLKQGSKSVWEYYMEFARLSKYAILMLPTMEARVRRFVKGLSPLVINEAATAAFNSDMNYGRMVEFAQAIENRKLKNKMEREGTYKVRFVGNFGESFGGGSAFRGGSSVPSQSVAQSSASALPAGPSQ, encoded by the coding sequence atgctgacacagatagtggattctcaagcccagagatcaaatgttgtaCCCACTTCGTCTAGCCAACAcggggattctagtggttccagattgaacaggtttcttcagttggatcctccggtgttcacagGTGCTAATCCCGATGAGGACCCacatgacttcattgatgagatgcctaagactctccgagttatgcgcgctactgagacagagggagtggagttggctgcctaccacctgaaaggggtggcatattcttggtttgagctgtggaaGGACTCTCtggaagaagggagccctccagcgagatggagtgagttcgctgatgcctttatagaccatttcttgcctaccgagactagggcagcccgtgccacagagtttgagaatcttaagcaagggagtaagagtgtgtgggagtattaTATGGAGTTCGCACGTCTGtctaaatatgccattctcatgttgcctactatggaggctagagtgcgccggtttgtgaagggccttagccccttggttatcaatgaggccgctacagctgccttcaattcagatatgaactatgggaggaTGGTAGAATTTGCTCAAGCTATAGagaaccgtaagttgaagaacaaaatggagcgagagggtacctaCAAGGTTCGGTTCGTGGGAAACTTTGGGGAATCATTCGGTGGGGGGTcagcttttaggggagggtcatcagtgCCATCCCAGTCTGTTGCTCAGTCTTCCGCCAGTGCACTGCCAGCAGGGCCCAGTCAGTAG